Proteins co-encoded in one Ignavibacteria bacterium genomic window:
- a CDS encoding SDR family oxidoreductase, whose translation MNIWISGASTGIGKALVAQAVAGGFQVIATSRNRENLDSLSGAVNSPNLKTAVCDVSSSGSVESFFETIMNGEAPSILINCAGVTTFKEAVNTSIEEVDAIIKTNLLGSVYTIQAVLPSMIKRGSGTILNISSVASRDVLKASSIYSASKAGLLQYSRVVREEVREHNIKVIDVLPGATETPIWHEKVREKYRERMMQPESLAKFIVGFLKDDTNIVPEEIIFKPVTGNL comes from the coding sequence ATGAACATCTGGATATCGGGTGCAAGCACGGGAATCGGAAAAGCACTTGTGGCTCAGGCTGTTGCCGGTGGATTCCAAGTGATCGCCACTTCAAGAAACAGGGAAAATCTGGATTCACTTTCAGGGGCTGTCAATTCCCCTAATCTTAAAACAGCCGTATGTGATGTGTCTTCTTCCGGGAGTGTGGAATCATTTTTTGAAACCATAATGAACGGGGAAGCACCATCAATTCTGATAAATTGTGCCGGGGTTACAACTTTTAAGGAAGCTGTAAACACTTCGATAGAGGAAGTTGACGCTATTATTAAAACCAATCTTTTGGGTTCTGTTTACACTATTCAGGCAGTGCTTCCTTCAATGATCAAGAGAGGTTCAGGTACAATTCTAAACATTTCATCAGTTGCATCAAGGGATGTGTTGAAGGCGAGCAGCATCTACTCCGCATCTAAGGCAGGTTTGCTGCAATACAGCCGGGTGGTGCGGGAGGAAGTCCGTGAACACAATATTAAAGTAATAGATGTGTTGCCCGGAGCCACCGAGACACCAATCTGGCATGAAAAAGTGAGGGAGAAGTACCGGGAAAGAATGATGCAACCTGAATCACTCGCAAAATTTATTGTTGGCTTCCTTAAAGACGACACAAATATCGTACCTGAAGAGATCATTT